Proteins from one Sphingomonas sp. HF-S4 genomic window:
- a CDS encoding 2-hydroxyacyl-CoA dehydratase subunit D has product MNQPTGQRSRKTLACTVEATAYQKAFGADLRRQVVDEGQPFAIVQADTPHEIFHVMDIPIVTNQWWSAYIAAKQLSSRYFQVLADHGYPENSCKYCSLGFACTLANDPATAPWGGLPKPTVLVARLTCDCIQHVFGQWADALGTEFFPLEAPGWPHKDPEWFRHSNSDWRTVYDPDRIALLVREMRDLITVLENRTGRRFEEAKLHHLMERINEQESYLWEAAQAIGAARPCPVSIAEQMPNTMIPQWHRGSDWAVAHAKRFRDEVNEQIAQGLGAATDERVRLMWIGAGVWHDPGFYQALEERLGAVFVWSMYLPFTGPQYVREIQGAPMDALASRICSMNEVLHLPPWMNGWMVSEAERCGIDAAMVLLPPDNRLSQSGTKMTAASLEAAGVPVLTLDADMVDAKNWNHDAMVARVADFLTAQGLA; this is encoded by the coding sequence GTGAATCAGCCCACCGGACAGCGCAGCCGCAAGACGCTGGCCTGCACCGTCGAGGCGACGGCGTACCAGAAGGCGTTCGGCGCCGACCTGCGCCGCCAGGTCGTCGACGAGGGCCAGCCCTTCGCGATCGTCCAGGCGGATACCCCGCACGAGATCTTCCATGTGATGGATATCCCGATCGTCACCAACCAATGGTGGTCGGCCTATATCGCGGCCAAGCAGCTCTCCTCGCGCTACTTCCAGGTGCTCGCCGATCACGGCTATCCCGAGAACAGCTGCAAATACTGCTCGCTCGGCTTCGCGTGCACGCTCGCCAACGATCCCGCGACGGCGCCCTGGGGCGGGCTGCCCAAGCCGACGGTGCTCGTCGCGCGGCTGACCTGCGACTGCATCCAGCACGTGTTCGGGCAATGGGCCGACGCGCTCGGCACCGAATTCTTCCCGCTCGAGGCGCCGGGTTGGCCGCACAAGGATCCCGAGTGGTTCCGGCATTCGAACAGCGACTGGCGCACCGTCTATGATCCGGATCGCATCGCCTTGCTGGTGCGCGAGATGCGGGACCTGATCACGGTGCTGGAAAACCGCACCGGGCGGCGTTTCGAGGAGGCCAAGCTGCACCACCTGATGGAGCGGATCAACGAGCAGGAGAGCTATCTGTGGGAAGCCGCGCAGGCGATCGGCGCCGCGCGGCCTTGCCCGGTCTCGATCGCCGAGCAGATGCCCAACACGATGATCCCGCAATGGCATCGCGGGTCAGACTGGGCGGTGGCGCACGCCAAGCGTTTCCGCGACGAAGTCAACGAGCAGATCGCGCAGGGCCTCGGCGCGGCGACCGACGAGCGGGTGCGGCTGATGTGGATCGGTGCCGGGGTCTGGCACGATCCGGGCTTCTATCAGGCGCTGGAGGAGCGGCTCGGCGCGGTGTTCGTCTGGTCGATGTATCTGCCCTTCACCGGCCCGCAATATGTCCGCGAGATCCAGGGCGCGCCGATGGACGCGCTGGCCAGCCGGATCTGCTCGATGAACGAAGTGCTGCATCTCCCGCCCTGGATGAATGGCTGGATGGTCAGCGAGGCGGAGCGGTGCGGGATCGATGCGGCGATGGTGTTGCTGCCGCCGGACAATCGCCTGTCGCAATCGGGAACCAAGATGACCGCCGCGTCGCTCGAAGCGGCGGGCGTGCCGGTGCTGACGCTGGATGCCGACATGGTCGACGCGAAGAACTGGAACCACGACGCGATGGTCGCGCGCGTCGCCGACTTCCTGACCGCCCAGGGGCTTGCATGA
- a CDS encoding CaiB/BaiF CoA-transferase family protein, which produces MKPLEGHRVATLGGMAERPLARMLASLGAELGGSVEGASFVIDDLGLNGLGDIVVPETAVHVSVTAFGSDGPRSDWRGGEFVASAMGGALRVTGERGRPPVKEAGDACTFHADMVAAAGAMAAHHARGVHGKGQHVDVSIQQVAFSRNVNGILVWQFDRRKLERVGGALAYGKATVRAIWKLADGWCFHSLMTGRLGAPANQGLSDWMDEVGIDNPLHGTDWLAYNRSTLPAQTRALWETAIGAFFATRTKAEIATEGRRRGINACVVNEPADVLADPHLAARGFFDTASGLPERFAILREGTGVAAPAVHTGKRPGPLAGVRVLDFAWALVGSITTKTLGDLGAEIVKVESRTRPDLSRLDVQVSASRAGELDDKPWFAHLNSSKRSLSLNMKAPGAREILDPLIDWADVVVENFSPGTMAKLGLDYDSLAARNPGIVMVSGSVYGQTGPLAKEWGVDGTGGALSGRTYLTGYADGDPVIPGAVPYGDVIVPYVMAATVAAALQHRRETGRGGHIDAAMYEICAQQMRDYLAGAKAGERPQRAGNADRNVPLQDVFATAGEDRWAAISLFDEADRAALDAITGGDVAGWCAVREDHAIAETLQRAGIAAGVVQDAQDMIERDPQLAYRAALATLDHPLLGSFGHVATPIRLSRDRFTPFRAPRMGEHSEIVAREICGLSPARIQSLREAGVFE; this is translated from the coding sequence GTGAAGCCGCTTGAGGGACATCGCGTCGCAACGCTCGGCGGCATGGCGGAGCGGCCATTGGCGCGGATGCTCGCCTCGCTCGGCGCCGAGCTGGGCGGGAGCGTCGAGGGCGCGAGCTTCGTCATCGACGATCTGGGGCTGAATGGGCTGGGCGATATCGTCGTCCCCGAAACGGCGGTCCATGTGTCGGTCACGGCGTTCGGATCCGATGGCCCGCGCAGCGACTGGCGCGGCGGCGAGTTCGTCGCGTCGGCGATGGGCGGGGCACTGCGGGTGACCGGCGAGCGTGGCCGTCCGCCGGTCAAGGAAGCCGGCGATGCCTGCACCTTCCACGCCGACATGGTCGCAGCCGCCGGCGCAATGGCGGCGCATCATGCGCGGGGCGTGCATGGCAAGGGTCAGCACGTCGATGTGTCGATCCAGCAAGTCGCGTTCAGCCGCAACGTCAACGGTATCCTCGTCTGGCAGTTCGACCGGCGCAAGCTCGAGCGGGTGGGCGGAGCGCTGGCCTATGGCAAGGCAACGGTGCGTGCGATCTGGAAGCTTGCCGATGGCTGGTGCTTCCATTCGCTGATGACGGGGCGGCTCGGCGCGCCGGCCAACCAGGGCCTTTCGGACTGGATGGACGAGGTCGGGATCGACAACCCGCTCCACGGCACCGATTGGCTGGCCTATAACCGTTCGACCCTGCCGGCGCAGACGCGTGCGCTGTGGGAAACCGCGATCGGCGCCTTCTTCGCAACGCGAACCAAGGCCGAGATCGCGACCGAGGGGCGGCGGCGCGGGATCAACGCCTGCGTCGTCAACGAGCCGGCCGATGTGCTCGCCGACCCGCACCTCGCCGCGCGCGGTTTCTTCGATACGGCGTCGGGGCTGCCCGAACGTTTCGCGATCCTGCGCGAAGGGACGGGAGTCGCCGCGCCTGCGGTGCACACCGGCAAACGTCCGGGGCCGCTTGCCGGCGTGCGCGTGCTCGACTTCGCCTGGGCGCTGGTCGGCTCGATCACGACCAAGACTCTCGGCGATCTCGGCGCCGAGATCGTCAAGGTCGAGAGCCGCACCCGGCCCGATCTCTCGCGCCTCGACGTCCAGGTTTCCGCATCGCGCGCGGGCGAGCTGGACGACAAGCCGTGGTTTGCCCATCTCAACAGCTCGAAGCGAAGCTTGTCGCTCAACATGAAGGCGCCGGGCGCACGCGAGATCCTCGATCCGCTGATCGACTGGGCCGATGTCGTGGTCGAGAATTTCTCGCCGGGCACGATGGCCAAGCTCGGTCTCGACTATGACAGCCTCGCCGCCAGGAACCCCGGCATCGTGATGGTATCGGGCAGCGTCTACGGCCAGACCGGGCCGCTGGCGAAGGAATGGGGAGTCGACGGCACCGGCGGCGCATTGTCCGGCCGAACCTACCTCACCGGCTATGCCGATGGCGATCCGGTGATCCCGGGCGCGGTGCCCTATGGTGACGTGATCGTGCCCTATGTGATGGCCGCCACTGTCGCGGCGGCGCTCCAGCATCGCCGCGAGACCGGGCGGGGCGGGCATATCGACGCGGCGATGTACGAGATCTGCGCGCAGCAGATGCGCGACTACCTTGCCGGGGCCAAGGCTGGCGAGCGGCCGCAGCGTGCCGGCAATGCCGATCGCAACGTGCCGCTCCAGGACGTGTTTGCCACTGCGGGCGAGGATCGTTGGGCGGCGATCAGCCTATTCGACGAAGCCGATCGGGCCGCGCTCGACGCGATCACCGGCGGCGACGTCGCGGGCTGGTGCGCCGTGCGCGAGGATCATGCGATTGCCGAGACCCTGCAGCGCGCGGGCATCGCCGCAGGCGTGGTCCAGGATGCGCAGGACATGATCGAGCGCGATCCGCAGCTCGCATATCGTGCCGCGCTGGCGACGCTCGACCACCCGCTGCTCGGCAGCTTCGGCCATGTCGCCACGCCGATCCGCCTGTCGCGCGATCGGTTCACGCCGTTCCGCGCGCCGCGGATGGGCGAGCACAGCGAAATCGTGGCGCGCGAGATTTGCGGGCTTTCGCCGGCGCGCATCCAGTCGCTCAGGGAAGCGGGAGTATTCGAGTGA
- a CDS encoding 2-hydroxyacyl-CoA dehydratase family protein produces MIASIGPGLPQDLFAATGRYRGPVALDADRATPAADRWLESKFSAWARAVLEHWSEGAFDDLDLMVFSRTDDTAQRLYYYICELQRAGTLKGPEPFLLDIAKVQRPSSVDHTIAATRRLADRLDVNAYALEGAILATNVQRRAAIYEAGARVCLLSGSPPPDRRLHDAIEAAGFSAVGPTLSELWHDAGPLVDEATEDPVAAIGRQLHAWPDDQRGFGDKAATVIERVEATAAKAVVLWYTEEDEARVWHVPAIRAALQAAEVPARILTRRDWAARDGAPQEIRKFIEELSA; encoded by the coding sequence ATGATCGCGAGTATCGGGCCCGGGCTGCCCCAAGACCTTTTCGCCGCTACCGGACGTTATCGCGGGCCGGTCGCGCTCGACGCCGATCGCGCGACGCCCGCGGCGGATCGCTGGCTCGAAAGCAAATTCTCGGCCTGGGCGCGGGCAGTGCTCGAACACTGGTCCGAGGGCGCGTTCGACGACCTCGATCTCATGGTGTTCAGCCGCACCGACGATACCGCCCAGCGCCTGTATTACTATATCTGCGAGCTGCAGCGGGCGGGGACGCTGAAAGGGCCCGAGCCGTTCCTGCTCGACATCGCCAAGGTCCAGCGCCCGAGCAGCGTGGACCACACGATCGCGGCGACGCGCAGGCTGGCCGATCGCCTCGACGTGAATGCCTATGCGCTCGAAGGCGCGATCCTCGCCACCAATGTGCAGCGCCGCGCCGCGATCTACGAAGCGGGCGCGCGCGTCTGCCTGTTGAGCGGCTCGCCGCCGCCCGACCGGCGCCTGCACGATGCGATCGAGGCTGCCGGGTTCTCGGCGGTCGGGCCGACCTTGTCCGAGCTTTGGCACGATGCCGGCCCGCTGGTGGACGAGGCCACCGAAGACCCCGTGGCGGCGATTGGCCGTCAGCTCCATGCCTGGCCCGACGACCAACGCGGTTTCGGCGACAAGGCGGCGACGGTGATCGAGCGCGTAGAAGCCACGGCGGCAAAAGCGGTGGTGCTCTGGTACACCGAGGAAGACGAGGCCCGCGTGTGGCACGTGCCGGCGATCCGCGCGGCGCTGCAGGCCGCGGAGGTGCCGGCGCGCATCCTCACGCGGCGCGATTGGGCGGCGCGGGATGGCGCGCCTCAGGAAATCCGGAAATTTATCGAGGAGTTGTCTGCGTGA
- a CDS encoding TRAP transporter large permease: MMATPAIGLLGVLLLLALLLFGLRIGAALGLVGLGGLVIVLGLEPALIKSGVVVIEVLTKYELGTLPLFLLMAQLFFAANASRDLFDAAAKFVGHRRGGLAYAAIGGCAGFGSINGSSLATAATVGMVALPEMRKRGYDDALATGSVAAGGTLGQMIPPSGALIVFGIIAEQSIGTLFTAAIIPGITQMLLYMLVIWIVVRLRPELGPTSERASWAERGRALARIWDMLLMIALVIGGIAIGWVSPSEAAAIGATGAFAIAAIRGRLNRAMLKDAFASTLETSGLILLVIIGALIFSVFVSVTGLPDALGAAVRALDLGSLGTLLLIAVFLLLLGSVLDGLALMLLTTPILLPIVAEAGMTPIWFGIFLTRAMEIGFVHPPLGMNLYVIQGVAKDVPINRIFKGVLPFLASDFVHLLLIILFPAMALWLPGWIGN; encoded by the coding sequence ATGATGGCGACTCCTGCGATCGGGCTGCTCGGCGTCCTCCTGTTGCTCGCCCTGCTGCTGTTCGGGCTGCGGATCGGCGCGGCGCTCGGGCTGGTCGGGCTGGGGGGGCTCGTGATCGTGCTCGGGCTCGAACCGGCGCTGATCAAGTCGGGCGTGGTGGTGATCGAAGTGCTCACCAAATACGAGCTCGGCACGCTGCCGCTGTTCCTGCTGATGGCGCAATTGTTCTTCGCCGCCAATGCCAGCCGCGATCTGTTCGACGCCGCGGCGAAGTTCGTCGGGCATCGCCGCGGCGGACTGGCTTATGCTGCGATCGGCGGCTGCGCAGGCTTCGGCTCGATCAACGGCTCCAGCCTGGCGACGGCGGCGACGGTCGGGATGGTGGCGCTCCCCGAGATGCGCAAGCGCGGCTATGACGATGCGCTGGCGACCGGATCGGTCGCGGCAGGCGGGACGCTTGGCCAGATGATCCCGCCCTCTGGCGCGCTGATCGTCTTCGGGATCATCGCCGAGCAATCGATCGGCACGCTGTTCACGGCGGCGATCATTCCCGGCATCACCCAGATGCTGCTCTACATGCTGGTGATCTGGATCGTGGTGCGGCTGCGCCCCGAATTGGGGCCGACCAGCGAGCGTGCAAGCTGGGCCGAGCGCGGCAGGGCGCTCGCCCGGATCTGGGACATGCTGTTGATGATCGCGCTGGTGATCGGCGGCATCGCGATCGGCTGGGTCAGCCCGTCGGAGGCCGCGGCGATCGGTGCCACCGGCGCATTCGCCATCGCCGCAATCCGCGGCCGGCTGAACCGCGCGATGCTCAAGGACGCGTTCGCCAGCACGCTGGAAACCAGCGGACTGATCCTGCTCGTCATCATCGGCGCGCTGATCTTCTCGGTGTTCGTCAGCGTCACCGGATTGCCCGACGCGCTGGGCGCGGCGGTGCGGGCGCTCGATCTGGGATCGCTGGGCACCTTGCTGCTGATCGCGGTGTTCCTGCTGTTGCTCGGCTCGGTGCTGGACGGGCTGGCGCTGATGCTGCTGACCACCCCGATCCTGCTGCCGATCGTCGCCGAGGCGGGAATGACGCCGATCTGGTTCGGCATCTTCCTGACCCGGGCGATGGAGATCGGCTTCGTCCATCCGCCGCTCGGCATGAACCTCTACGTCATCCAGGGCGTCGCCAAGGACGTGCCGATCAACCGCATCTTCAAGGGCGTGCTGCCGTTCCTCGCGAGCGACTTCGTGCACCTCCTGTTGATCATCCTTTTCCCGGCGATGGCGCTGTGGCTGCCAGGCTGGATCGGAAATTGA
- a CDS encoding TRAP transporter small permease, translating into MIWIGGVALIAATAADTFAVIGRQIGWPLRGSIELVQAAVLVAGSIALIAATLADRHAKVQLIVDRLRPEMRRRVEQLCDVLMALFLLCVLAGSVWLSIDLWASHEVSEIIGVPWRWMRLFANISLAVALVLVLRRAFARRTA; encoded by the coding sequence ATGATCTGGATCGGCGGCGTAGCGCTGATCGCAGCGACTGCGGCCGATACCTTCGCGGTCATCGGCCGCCAGATCGGCTGGCCGCTGCGCGGATCGATCGAACTCGTCCAGGCGGCGGTCCTGGTGGCCGGCAGCATCGCGCTGATCGCCGCCACGCTCGCCGATCGCCACGCCAAGGTGCAGTTGATTGTCGATCGGCTGCGGCCCGAGATGCGGCGGCGCGTCGAGCAACTCTGCGACGTGCTGATGGCGCTGTTCCTGCTGTGCGTGCTCGCCGGTTCGGTGTGGCTCTCGATCGATCTCTGGGCGAGCCATGAGGTGAGCGAGATCATCGGCGTGCCGTGGCGCTGGATGCGGCTGTTCGCCAATATCAGCCTTGCGGTCGCGCTGGTGCTGGTGCTGCGCCGTGCGTTCGCGCGGAGGACCGCATGA
- a CDS encoding CapA family protein, which yields MASKRVLEVVVGGDLVLDEPDPGYWIAGIVPAIRPADLAVAHLEVPHTSRGTEMKGDVPAPGAPPENLAAIREAGFGMLSLAGNHIADCGPEGIEDTIAGLDALGIAHAGAGATLAASRRPAIREVAGRRVALLSYNCVGPEIGWAGDAKAGAAYLRVETADGLPIAPAASLETASPEAFAMLAEDIAAARDRADIVLVALHKGIVHVPARLAPYERPLAHAAIEAGADAVLGHHAHIVRGIEFHRGRPIFHGLGNACVVTSALSPAQDHPARREWAERRKQMFGFEPDPAYPLAPFHPEAVHAFLGRLCFDGEGGVSAAIVPVHVEAPGRPVLADEARGAAIRSYVERITRDAGLPAIRIASDGTVTEAL from the coding sequence ATGGCGAGTAAACGCGTTTTGGAAGTCGTGGTGGGCGGGGATCTGGTTCTGGACGAGCCCGATCCCGGCTATTGGATCGCGGGCATCGTCCCCGCGATCCGCCCCGCCGATCTCGCCGTCGCGCATCTGGAAGTGCCCCATACCAGCCGGGGCACCGAAATGAAGGGAGACGTCCCCGCACCGGGCGCGCCGCCCGAGAACCTCGCGGCGATCCGCGAGGCGGGGTTCGGCATGCTCAGCCTGGCCGGCAATCACATCGCCGATTGCGGACCCGAGGGTATCGAAGACACGATCGCCGGTCTCGACGCGCTGGGGATCGCTCATGCCGGAGCAGGGGCGACGCTCGCGGCGTCCCGCCGGCCAGCGATCCGCGAAGTGGCGGGCCGGCGCGTCGCCTTGCTCAGCTATAATTGCGTCGGGCCGGAGATCGGCTGGGCAGGCGATGCCAAGGCAGGCGCCGCCTATCTCCGCGTCGAGACCGCCGACGGATTGCCGATCGCGCCGGCTGCATCGCTCGAAACTGCGAGCCCCGAAGCCTTCGCCATGCTTGCCGAGGATATCGCGGCGGCGCGGGACCGGGCGGATATCGTCCTCGTCGCGCTTCACAAGGGCATCGTGCACGTCCCCGCACGGCTCGCGCCATATGAGCGCCCGCTCGCGCATGCGGCGATCGAAGCGGGCGCGGATGCGGTGCTGGGGCATCATGCGCATATCGTGCGCGGCATCGAGTTCCATCGCGGACGGCCGATCTTCCACGGGCTCGGCAATGCCTGTGTGGTCACGTCCGCGCTCAGTCCGGCGCAGGACCACCCGGCGCGCCGCGAATGGGCCGAGCGGCGCAAGCAGATGTTCGGGTTCGAGCCCGATCCGGCCTATCCTCTGGCGCCCTTTCATCCTGAAGCCGTCCATGCCTTTCTCGGCCGGCTATGCTTTGACGGGGAGGGCGGGGTGTCCGCTGCGATCGTTCCGGTCCATGTGGAGGCGCCGGGCCGCCCGGTGCTGGCCGACGAAGCGCGCGGCGCGGCGATCCGCAGCTATGTCGAGCGCATCACCCGCGATGCCGGCTTGCCGGCGATCCGCATCGCGTCCGACGGCACCGTGACGGAGGCCCTGTGA
- a CDS encoding TonB-dependent receptor domain-containing protein, which produces MTQAKKFERLLLGVSLAALACPVAVRAQDVPEDETAQEAPAGTRGSDIVVTGSRVRGATPVGSTVTALGRDQIEASGAVTVDRLIKEIPQNFELGVSENSRAQSGGSGNITYGNSVNLRGIGPYATLVLIDGHRVVNNSRSTDPSVLPTLGVERVEVVADGASAIYGSDAVAGVVNLVPRRNLNGVEAFARAGIDQGGSFHEYSLGAAVGKTFSRGQVMLAYEHVERSNLSGDDRDFFTGDQRPYGGNDYRTTRCAPGTIRAGGISYAIPTGGVTQGTAASLVAGTANRCDELDGQDLFPEQKYDSVNGTATFELTDWLSVFADGFYSKRDFYRRGAFPATSLTVPSTNAFFVRPAGFAGTSYTLDYSFRNDVPPSDTYGQAESWQITPGVRVKLPYGWELEGLVGFGKTHDYSAGYNGINNAALNAALASSNPATAFDPYGLGRTSRAVLNSIADQIFLAPTNGKLTAYEARANGGLFMLPGGEAKLALGYERQEFDVALGVARGGPTTPITFRNFGRSVDSAYAELFLPVFGAANAIPGLERLELNLAVRQDRYSDVGKTTNPKFGVNWSPVRGIKLRGSYGTSFRAPTIPEIYGNSNNLYVQNYQNPAGGATIQGLALSGQNLDLKPETAETWSVGADFELLDRLRFGVTYWDVKYENQVLANLSNLAILNQEAQYAGTGIILRGTAAATRVQEAIAAGVVVLGAPAQPIQLFVDGRSQNLGVSITRGIDFTTDYDLPIGEDMLRFNASGTYLTDYRVAVTPTAPLVDQRNLIFRPLKFKLRGSVNWDHGPFSARAQVIHVGGYTNDAIRPVQQVGSYTPVDLALNWRIDRANPLGGELSFGLEVRNLLNERPPYVNLAPSGNGSGGYDATAASPVGRLFAASVRTRF; this is translated from the coding sequence ATGACACAGGCAAAGAAGTTCGAGAGATTATTGTTGGGCGTTTCGCTGGCGGCCTTGGCCTGCCCGGTGGCAGTGCGTGCGCAGGACGTCCCGGAGGACGAGACGGCGCAGGAAGCGCCAGCCGGCACGCGCGGCTCGGACATCGTGGTCACCGGAAGCCGGGTGCGCGGCGCAACGCCGGTCGGGTCGACCGTCACTGCGCTCGGCCGCGACCAGATCGAGGCGTCGGGGGCGGTCACGGTCGACCGCCTGATCAAGGAAATCCCGCAGAATTTCGAACTCGGCGTGTCGGAGAATTCGCGCGCGCAATCGGGCGGCTCGGGCAACATCACCTATGGCAATTCGGTCAATCTGCGCGGCATCGGACCCTATGCGACGCTGGTGCTGATCGATGGCCACCGCGTGGTCAACAACAGCCGCTCCACCGATCCGTCGGTGCTGCCGACGCTGGGCGTCGAGCGGGTCGAAGTCGTCGCGGACGGCGCCTCGGCGATCTACGGTTCGGATGCGGTTGCCGGCGTGGTCAACCTGGTGCCCCGGCGCAACCTCAACGGCGTAGAGGCCTTCGCCCGCGCCGGTATCGATCAGGGTGGGAGCTTCCACGAATATTCGCTCGGTGCCGCGGTCGGCAAGACGTTCTCCCGCGGGCAGGTCATGCTTGCGTACGAGCATGTCGAGCGCTCGAACCTAAGCGGCGACGATCGCGATTTCTTCACCGGCGACCAGCGGCCCTATGGCGGCAATGACTATCGCACGACGCGATGCGCGCCCGGTACGATCCGCGCGGGCGGAATCTCCTATGCGATCCCCACCGGTGGCGTCACGCAGGGAACGGCGGCAAGCCTGGTGGCGGGCACCGCCAATCGTTGCGACGAACTGGACGGGCAGGATCTGTTCCCGGAGCAAAAGTATGACTCGGTCAACGGAACCGCGACCTTCGAGCTGACCGACTGGCTGTCGGTGTTCGCCGATGGCTTCTACTCGAAGCGCGATTTCTATCGCCGCGGTGCGTTCCCGGCGACGTCGTTGACCGTGCCGTCGACCAACGCCTTCTTCGTGCGTCCCGCGGGCTTCGCGGGCACCAGCTACACGCTCGACTACAGCTTCCGCAACGACGTGCCGCCCAGTGACACCTATGGCCAGGCCGAGAGCTGGCAGATCACGCCCGGCGTGCGCGTCAAGCTGCCTTATGGCTGGGAGCTCGAGGGACTGGTCGGCTTCGGCAAGACCCACGATTATTCGGCGGGATATAACGGCATCAACAACGCCGCGCTGAATGCCGCACTGGCGAGCAGCAATCCCGCGACGGCGTTCGATCCCTATGGCTTGGGCCGGACGAGCCGCGCGGTGCTGAACAGCATCGCCGATCAGATCTTCCTGGCGCCGACCAACGGCAAGCTCACCGCATATGAAGCGCGCGCCAATGGCGGGCTGTTCATGCTGCCGGGCGGCGAGGCGAAGCTGGCGCTGGGCTATGAGCGCCAGGAGTTCGACGTGGCGCTGGGTGTCGCGCGCGGCGGGCCGACGACACCGATCACGTTCCGGAATTTCGGTCGTAGCGTCGACTCTGCCTATGCCGAGCTGTTCCTGCCAGTCTTCGGCGCGGCGAACGCGATCCCCGGGCTCGAGCGGCTGGAGCTCAACCTGGCGGTCCGCCAGGATCGCTACAGCGATGTCGGCAAGACGACCAATCCCAAGTTCGGCGTGAACTGGTCGCCGGTCCGCGGCATCAAGCTGCGCGGCAGCTATGGCACCAGCTTCCGCGCGCCGACGATCCCCGAGATCTACGGCAACTCGAACAATCTCTACGTCCAGAACTATCAGAATCCGGCCGGCGGGGCGACGATCCAGGGCCTGGCGCTCTCGGGTCAGAACCTCGACCTCAAGCCCGAGACCGCCGAGACCTGGTCGGTCGGCGCGGATTTCGAACTGCTCGATCGGCTGCGGTTCGGCGTGACCTATTGGGACGTGAAGTACGAGAACCAGGTTCTCGCCAACCTCTCGAACCTCGCGATCCTCAACCAGGAAGCGCAATATGCCGGCACGGGCATCATCCTGCGCGGAACGGCAGCGGCAACGCGGGTGCAGGAGGCGATCGCTGCCGGAGTCGTCGTCCTTGGCGCGCCGGCGCAGCCGATCCAGCTTTTCGTAGACGGCCGCAGCCAGAATTTGGGCGTTTCGATCACGCGCGGCATCGACTTTACCACCGACTACGACCTGCCGATCGGCGAGGACATGCTGCGCTTCAATGCCAGCGGCACGTACCTGACCGATTATCGCGTCGCGGTCACGCCGACGGCGCCGCTTGTCGATCAGCGAAACCTGATCTTCCGCCCGCTCAAGTTCAAGCTGCGCGGCAGCGTCAACTGGGATCACGGGCCGTTCTCGGCGCGGGCGCAGGTCATCCATGTCGGCGGCTATACCAATGATGCCATCCGCCCGGTCCAACAGGTCGGCAGCTACACGCCTGTCGATCTCGCGCTCAATTGGCGGATCGATCGCGCCAATCCACTGGGTGGCGAGTTGTCCTTCGGCCTCGAAGTGCGCAATCTGCTCAACGAGCGGCCGCCTTATGTGAACCTCGCTCCGAGCGGCAACGGCAGTGGCGGCTACGACGCCACCGCGGCAAGCCCGGTCGGGCGCCTGTTCGCCGCCAGCGTGCGTACCAGGTTCTAA